Below is a genomic region from Miscanthus floridulus cultivar M001 chromosome 1, ASM1932011v1, whole genome shotgun sequence.
TTGGTTGCCACAGTGTGCAAGATAGATGGATGTTCCTTCTCTCTGAAGTACCCCCACCCCGCTCCATGCAAAAACAATGAAATTTTCACTTCGCGAGGGGTTAAAGAAATTTGATCAAAGtgttctcctacaactaaaaagaacaaagcgtggatatttttttgtgcgacatttgttttggttcgttccgtctacccacgcctgcgatcccacgacatctcctgattgaatattgcctgtcatgtggtagaggaatcacgacaaaataggaagtaaaaaattattgtgctatccatatacacattgcatgtttgcatgcaccagcatacatggcaatgaGCAAAATGAAAGCGAATTAAGataaaaggaacctctttgcatttctaagaaccttgccaaatctgcctacatttaattacttctcctctttgcatttgcaaaagggacagctttttttctcctttcatttggtttcacgctcacgtgttccatcgccttcgcttgctgtttcttgcgtgaaccatagttgatgtcatctgtcttctatgactcagcctcccaatcccaaAAGAAGGTCTCTACCTCTCCCTGACTAGAGATCCGacctgccagaggatctcctcgagtccatcgggcagcgtctcgcgTTAGGCCACGATGCGGCGTCCTTCTGATCCGCTTGCTCCCCCTGGCGCGCCGTCGTCCCGTTCGCGACCTTCGGGCCACTCCTGCTGCTCCCGTTTGACCCTGACTcggaccgcgtcggcttctactgcgtccCAGAGAAGAAGatcttgtccaagacgctgcccgacgtgcgcggcaaggtggcgtacggctcctcgtgtgggtggctggcgctcatggacgaggcagcgtccgtgacgctgctgaatccattcgtcGGTGCcctgtgccccccccccccccccgttgagctcccgccagcaggcgaacacgtcgcggcggcgtcctcatcggaacgcgtgtctagggtccacgaccggtgggtcctccatcccaccaacggctacggggacgcggatgccgcaggcagagccattcaagctagaagacatgagggacatgttcttccgtgagatcgtgctctcggcgccgcctgacgccgtcggccgcgagtgcgtggccacatgccatgcttgggtgctccatggAGGTCGCATtctgccgggttggagtcgacagctgcatggacgctgctcgataccaaactagagttctccgtggggtccatcgtccactgccaagacaagttcttggcgatcaactgcactggagaaatctcctGTCTGCAGCAGCAACACcgccggcgctactccaaccgcgaTGCTACTGtccatcgctgtcgccacctgcggggctctgccaccgcagctacctggaatcaaacggtgaAGCTACACATTgcgggtgccatggtgagcacgttccacgagacacagagcttcacctacagcagcgcgatctacaagtgcaacctccacgaccgtacgccggagtggtccagggtgagggacatcgatgatcagacactgttcgtgtctaaacatttcgatgaaagcttcagtggaacaagtgtatccaagtacaagtAGAACtaaatctacatgtctgagccattaTATGGGGATCCATATGACTTAgtccatcgactggagatcgttgatattgctaccggcgcatccgaagtgaagcccgttcagaaaaagatgcagggttccgaggctctaggttggattcgacacaatctctggaagctctagagtttgtgagcctgcgacgccgcgcactccgtgactgtgttaaattcataaactttactttttggattaaatgtcaccttaacgttggtatttaatttaacagtattgttatcttatcgtgcgatccgtgtatttttagtataaatagttagttatcccgtagcaatgcacggacacgctacctagtaaaaatactaaaatttataatgccaaataagtatcattggaTTAAAtacaaaatattttttataatagaATTTATCtaaaaacataaaaaatattaatttctataaacttgatcaaacctCAGAAGGTTTAGCTTGTCTCAAACCTACAATTACATTCTTCTTGGAACGGAGAAAGTACTCTCAGTACAAATATGAATGTGAATACATTCATCGTTCCAAGTCCAGTTCTCGAACTTTGATTGACGGTGTCTAAACTTTTAAATAGATAATATACTAGAAATTGTCAGTCAAAGTTTGAAAAGTATGTGAATATTGGCAAGTGTAAATGGATATGGACTCATATTTTCTATAGGAGAGGAATTACTCTATCCGAATGAACTACTGCAGAGTATCGTTGCCACGTTGTGAATGGACCTACGTCGGCTGTTGCAAGATCATGAGCCTGGATTGCCGACGAGCGACGACGACAGCTAGCTCCTGCTACGTTGCCGATCAACAACCACTGGCGCCAGTAGCGTGAAGTAAACTAAAAGCAGGAAACGCGTCATTGCTATAAAAAAAATACAGTACATACTCTTGAATACATACCAACACGACTGCTCAAGACCGATGTGTTCTTTTACTTCTGAAGCAAACATGAACACAACCTGTACTAGCACCTAGCAGTGTAGCTGTATTTTTTTTTATAACTAAGCcccgttcgtttggaggaattctggaggaatctagaggaatttatgaaagaaaaatactgttctggatgaaaaaaaaaataagcGAATCAAGTTGGGTTTAGGGACACGCGAACCACATTTTGCTATCGCACGTCTTGCCTTCGTCCGACGGCAACCGCGTCGTCAAAGGAACACCTCCCGGCCATTTGCGATTTAGCAGCAGGCTACTGGCCGGGGGAGATTTGGTCTGCCTATGGACACCTGAGATCATATGCACAGTAATGTCGGTGCCTACGTGCTCTCCATCATCTCTACGAATGATGAAAGCGTTGATAGCTCAGCCGACAAGCTCATCTCGCTCAGTAGTCGTCGCGTTCGTCAGCTTGCGCACATGCATGTGGTTTAACCAAGTTCCAGGCTTCCAGCCCATCCATCGCTGCTGGCGCATACTTGTCCACTCACATCGGCCCCACTTGCaactatactccctccgtctaatAAAAAAAAAGAGTCTATCTATCAACAACTACGTGTTTTAAACAGTtttaacacatgaatttttttacactatagaattaagatccaacaacctCCATCCTCCTTGTAcctcagccttcttctacctcacaatcacaagatcacaagatcacagatccacatatcataaaaaaacaattttttttctatgcaaaAACAAGAGAACAAATCACGCCCGTTAGTGACTAATGATAATAATACACCAGACCGGATTGCCGACACATCCACCGAGCTGCCCAAGTCAGAATGTCAGATGCGGAGATCACGCCAAGCCAACAACGCTGACGGAACGGAGCGGCGCTGCTAGCTGCAGACATGAAGAGTGTACGAAGGAGGTACAGTGGCATGCCATGTACAGTACGTATGTGTATATGCGTTTCAGAGACAGttgaagagagagggagagaggaagaaaatccatgtgtttttttatgctaaaacacacgtgtgttgtatagcatttctgaaaaAGATATAATTCTAAAACAATGTCATATTTTAGTATATTCAATttaatcaattatagataaaaaaatataaatatttataatatcaaatagataccattagattagttacaaaatgtattttcataataaattggtTTACAGTcataaatgtgaatattattTACTAAAAAGTTGATAAAGCGTGAGGTATTATTTACTTCGTCTATACTAATAGAGGCGTACTGCACAGCCTAACAGCACCAGTACGATTTGGATGGTGACTGTTCTTTTGGTCCACGAATAACAGCCGCGTGAGCTAGGAATTTGCTAGGCACTTGCATAAATCATACGACGCAAGTTTTGATAAATTACAGCAGACTGAACATTCTCAACGAAACACTTTTTCCCGGCTCATTTTCCGTGTCACAAAAGGGGGGCAAAAGCTACTTGGCGACAATAGCACACATCTAaatataatgcaacaatatatatttggCTACTCGTTGAGCAAACAGATTTCGTTGCAGCGTGGTGCCCTGGCACAAAATCTGGGCCAACTCAAATTCGGCCACTAAGACAAGGCTCCACGTCCATGTTATAGCACCAAAACTTGAGATTTGAGGTCGATTCCGTTAAATATGAATGTTCCCCGCAACGGTACAAACTGCTTGGTGACCAGCTGAAAGATAAGAGGGAAAACAGACACCGATAAGGTATAGAAAATTTTCCATTCCAAATGCAATAACATTCACACTAGTGTCCAAGTATATACCATCCTATGAATTCAAATAACATTTTCCCCCCATTTTTTCCAATGTTGTGTGAAATCCTGGAAACTATGTATCTCTTCAGGATTGCGGGGAATGCTGTATAAGGGGCCCACATACCTTAATTACTTCTTGGGAAGCGACTCCACCGACAAAAGCAGCCACTGGATGGATCTCCGCAGCCCCGAACCGGCACATTTCAGTTATCAGGTCTTCGGATAAGGATGCTCCGTTCAAACCCATCTCACTTAGCACTGAAGCCGCAACTGTCTTCAGCCTAGGGATATCCTCATCAATCTCACTACCGAATCCAGTGTATAATCAGTATTATAAAAAAAGCAGATCATTTCTCTACATGTGGGATAATAATGTTCACCAATagcaaatgaagatttctcctaAGTACCTGTCGAAGATTCCAGGCAATCTGCTATAATTGGCAGCCAATCGATCAACAGCCCGTAGTAGAATGTAGAAGTTCATTGCGTAACTGCAGTGACACATTTGATAGTCATTAGAGAAGACATTTTAAACAAAGGGACAGCTATTTCAACTAAAAAGGAGATCATACAGAATATCAGAAGTACGTAATTATGGGATGATAAACATATGACGTCCAGGCTAAAtgctcaagctcagaatcaagaCCATGATATTCAAAACATTCAAAGTACGATTGTACGTAGTTTTAAGAACTctctctttatttatttatttatttaaaaaaaaaaaaaaaaacactacttcctccattccaaattataagacgttttggcttttctagatatgtagattttactatgcacttagatatacattatgtccagatacatagtaaaagcaatatatctagaaaaacaaaacgtcttataatttggaacggagggagtaacccTGCAATATCCTAGAATTACCTAGTTTTAGGGTGGCATGTTACTATATAATCATTGCAGAAAATGGTTATGGAATTAATAACAAGAGGAGATCCAGAACATGTAAAACACTTCCTTTTACATCAACTAAAGGAACACGaaataaatagaggtggaaaAGCAAAATCAGAGTAATGGATGCTGACCTGTAGTCTTCATCGGTGAAATACCTCTGAATCTCAGAGACAATTGGAGAGCCAAATTCCTCCTCGAAACTACGATATCTACAAACCTAAACAATGGAAATTATTCAGCATAGATGACAAACTGGTAAAAATGACATTTTGGTGTTACACTATTATAATTGATTATGAATATACAAATTTGAAATTAAACCAGAAACCACTGATAGGTGCAACACTAAATAGAGTATGTCCCTGAATGAATGAAAAACAAATTTGGTGCCTGCACTAATCATTATTCTATTATTCTGAGAGCAAGCAGCGATCTCATCGTGCCAATAAAATCATCTTTATCCAATTTGTCATTCTGGCATGGATAACCAGACATTAAAGCCATCTCTACAACATATTAATTGTCACAAATTCACAATGACCGCATGAGGCAATAAGATGTCACGTTGTGAAAACATGCCATCTAAAAAAAGCAGCTTACCCTTAGTTTCCTAGAATTTTTACAAAATGTTTTGATATATGCTCTTGAAATAGAATCCGGATCTCTACCAATCCGCTTCAAGATTTCCTTTACATGATGCTCCAGGGCAAGACAGTCAAATTCCGCCTTAGCTTGGTAAATCTTTTGTAGGCTTACATAATACCTGTAAGATGACACAAGGAAACATTACAATGTTCACACGAAATGGTAGCAGAATTTAAAACTAGAGATGGCAACTGGGCACTTACTCAGTAAGGGAAGTCATATCAGGTATTGTTCCCTCCAGAGGTAGCTCACCATTGCCCTCCTTTGCAATAAACTCCTATCAATAGACAGGAGAAACAACACAAGTTTTGAGACATAGACACCATGGCAAAAAAATGCTTATATGTGGACTATGTATACCTTATGTTCAATATACAAGCAGCTTCCATGTATTAAACATCCCCAGGGTTTCTATTTTTTCTAAGTTgggcttcttcaacaaatgaAACGAATAGGTTCAGCTTAGAAGCCTTCAAAATCAGAAGATGCCTGACACTAAAATCATGTTTGCAACAGGGTTCTAGCTCTAGAAGGATGAATTTGACCTTTCAATCTGACTAAAGCAAAGCTTTAGTTTGTGAGCTTAAAGCACATCTAGAACTGGACCAAGCAAGTCCAACTGCATACTGTATAAGACATCTCAGTTATATTAGCAGCCTGAGATTTTAGCACAAATGCAGCATGCGCATGCTCATTGTCCAAGCAGTTTCATTGCACACATTTTAGACAGCTTATCAACATTTATGGCCTGAGATTTTGGCATGAACTATAGCAGTAAGACACAATTAAGAtaccaagaaaagaaacttcctGATCTGCTTTTAACAACAGCAAGAGAGGCCACATAATAGACCAGTGACAAATGAATCAGCATTCAGTCAAAAGGAGGCCAATAAACTTTTAACCATGGTTTGCTAGCTTTTACTGAATGGCCCATAGCATATAACATAAGTCAACATCTGAATCACAATATGATAGATACCTTTAAAGCAGCCACTAAAATCCAGAAatctgatgatgatgaattgacTTCAGCAGAGTCGTCATCAATTATCTGACGGATCTCATTACCTGGCAGAAATTAATCATGAGTCAGAACCTGCATGTTTTATagttgtgtgcaccattttgtaTGAGTCATTCTATGCATGAACTTGCATCATAAGCAATAAGAACATGATACCATACAACGGGATTGGGAAGGCCACTTAGGTTAAATCCAGAGCATGATTACAAAACTGTATGTTACTATTGTCCAAATAATGTAATCAGAAATAGcttcaacaaattttaattaaaATGAAGTCATTGCAGACAACCCATAGCCACTACTTTATTTATGTGATCTACTAGTGTGCAAGCATCAACTTGTTCTATGTAACTAGCATATATCAGTACACAGCATTCAAATGCTAGCTGAGTTTCATTGCTTCAATACAGATTTTGCAGGGGATGTTTGGATTCAGGGAAATGAGGGTACGGTAGGGATTAGGATATGGGACATGGAAAAGATGGAGGGTTAGAACCCAAGTAATGAATCCATACCCTCCTAATCGCAACATCTACACCTAAACCTACCTAAACAGATAAGAAAGCATCAAATCTCAAATGGGATAATCATTATACAATACACAGTTCACAAAAGAGCTCTGTAATTGTGAATATCTTGTCATATGTTTGCAGCAAAAATGAGTGGCATATTAGTGTTAGAACAATATATAAGTGCACAGCCACGGGTCAGCATTGTAATTCGTGATCAAGTACCTAGAAAATTCTAAAGGGAATACACACAACAAGGTACAAACTGGTAGAGATATTGCAACTGATGTTCATTGCAGCAATCAATCAAAATGTGATACCATCCATCTGGCAATAAGACCACTCACATGTGACATCAAACATCCAACAATAATGAAGTCTGGATGGAATGCTTGAAATCTGATCTATGTAAAATTATAGATCTAAAAAGTTCAGCTGAGCATTTGATAGAAAATGGAGGTGGATTGTGGATAAGCTATCTATTGAAAGTGCTAGGCTCGAGAATATTTTTCATATTAAGATACCAAGATTCAGAAAAAGGACATGTCTAACACATACAGAAAATACGTGAACGTGCCAAATCGTAAATTTAGGAACTAGCCCTTTTGGTCAACTTACTGATTCCTGGAGTGACTGAGACTTTATATGAAGAGTCCACAGCTTCTTTGTAATTTTCTTCATCGACATTAAGCATATGGGCTCGAATTAGGTCCTGATAAAGGTAACAATTAGTCAGTGCCTTGACAGTCTTAAAAAAACACATTAACAGTTCGTTTACTCGATGACTCAACAGCACTAAAAGAATGTAACCTTAAATTCCTTTTTCTCTTGCCTAGTTGAAGGCATGTTACCATCATGGGCATCAGCCCATTTTTCTGCAAGTCTCACAAGGATAACGATGTATGGAGTATGCTTGTGGACAACAGGATCTTTATCATTTATGTCAATTGATTTTGCAAATCTGCGAAACATAAGTGTCAATAACAGTGAGCTTGTGTATAATGACAAAACTATTACACACTGTTATGTGCAAATTGAAGGTATGAATACATTCGTACTGCTTTAGTTCAGTCCATGGATTATGAAGTCGCAAATCATCCAAGAAGTGGTCTGGTTTTGATTCTATGACACAGTGCTCCTGGACAACAATAAATAAATATGTGAATCTTCCCAAAATGCTTTTGTTATGACTTCCCCCCAAGGCAGCAGAGACATAACTCCCAAGAAAGGGAAAAAAGTCACATACAACGTGACCCAGATAGCAAGGCCTTGTACTCATACGCAACTATGAATGTATGAGCGTTCAAAATCACATGGTCTTGCTATCTGCAACTGTGATGTCACGATAATTAATTATGTTTTCATACGAAAGAGACTAGTTTTGGACATAAATAAATATATCAAAGTACCTTGACGCTAACCCTGACCAAACCGGTTAGACCATATGAACGTGCGGCAACCAAAACGATATCTGCTTTCCTGCAGATATCATCTAGCTTCAGTAAAGAACTCTCTGGAAGCTGCACCGTAGAAGAAAAAACAGCgcattaaaaaaatattttgagTTATACTGCATACAAATGTTTTGCCAGCAATACTAATAAAACAAAGATTAAGGAACTCTACTAGCACCAGTATCAATAAAACCTGAAGGAATAATCGAACTGTAGCGCTACAGACCAAAACCATATTATATTATTATGTTAAAAAAAGAAGGCGGGCTACAGAAACTAGTATTGTCAAAATATGCTTCTAGCCAATGAATCCACTTATGGATGCATGGCCAAATAAGCAACGGTGAAACTATATTTTAAACTACAAATTTAACAGCTGGCCAATCATTGGCGGGACATATCGAAAAAGTACtaatttagggcctgtttggttggagGCCTATGCCTAAGAATGCTAATGAGAGTATGCATAACATCAATGCGCTTTTAAATATATATAGTGTGCAATTAACATATACTAGTATAGTTTGATTAGAAAACTAGATGATTTCGATTAATGTTATTTTtctaggctttgttgttgttgtaactaAAAAATATTCTAATAAAAAATAACTATACTTAATTTTGTATTTGTATAATAATAAATCCCAACATATTTAATTATTTTTTTCAAATAAATAATACTGATTAAGTTGTGTTCCATCATTATCTGTTACTTTCCTGACATTAAGCAACTAATCACTATCATTAGCCCAGGCAACATTGATTCAGGCGCTCAATTTTGGTTGCCTGGCCGAGCATGCACTCGCCTGGTTCAGGAAGCATATCATGGTCATCCAAACAGAGCACAAGGTTTTGCCGTCACGGCCACCAATGCCAAGAGGGCAGCTATGCATTAGCTATTGTGTACGAATTTGACACAACAGTGAGTGGCCTGGCCCAATGCCATATTACTGTCAAAGCACCATATGTCTACAGAAACTAGGTTATAACTGATGCACAAGGTATAATGGTTGCAAAATGAACCGAATCAATACACTGCTCTGGCGTAAGCCGCGTAACAATAATTTAAAAGCTATCTGGTACATAGGAGGTACATCACATCCAAAGTGTGTTAATAAGAATCATTCGTCCATATAATCTTCTTTCACAGAGTATAAACTTTATTAGAACATTAACTGATCTATGACATTTATGGTAATTGAGAGCTATGAAATCTTCTAATATTCCTCTTACTGGTTTCATCTCTTAAACATTTTTGTTTCACATAAAACATGTGTTCATAAACCCAAAAGTTCTGGCTAGCACCAGCAAACTAATCATGCTCTTGCAATTTATCTTAAAAGTATACTGAAGAACACACCTGAGTAGCAATGACAACAGTAAACTGGGAAAAGAATGAAGGATTAGTGTCTATCAACTGCGCTGGAAACTCCTCAACAAACTTGGCTTTAACAGCGTCATTAAGCTCTTGTAGGAAAGAACATATAGATTTAGCTCTTGGTTGCCCCAAACATCCTTCATCCACTGCATGCAAATTTAAGGTACCGGAATAAGAGTTCCATCAATTTCGTGGGGATGAATTCAGTAGAACAAGTGGAATCACATAGCGAAGAAATTACACAGAAAATTGTTGCCCAGATCAGATGCTTCAACTTTGGAGTCATCAACAACAGTCACACTTCCTATTCCTCCAAGCACGAGATTCTTCAAGGCTTCTGTTCCAGTAGGACCACAGTTAAGCAAGCATATGCTAGCCTTCTCCAGTGCAGCCTGGCCTTGATCACCCCATATCCTGCTCTTTGCAGTTAACAGATAACAGGTGTCTTTCAATACCTGGGCATGCTATCTGATCAAGTAGGCAGTAGAATAATCTGGAAAAATAATAAGCATTGTACCTAACAAACTACAGGTTAAACGACAGAATGGATTTCATTAGTTTTAATAAACAACGCCTGTGTCATGGATTAACAATTCAAATACACCATTACCAGCCCATAA
It encodes:
- the LOC136479626 gene encoding NEDD8-activating enzyme E1 regulatory subunit AXR1-like isoform X2: MAATGVVAEPKTKYDRQLRIWGDQGQAALEKASICLLNCGPTGTEALKNLVLGGIGSVTVVDDSKVEASDLGNNFLLDEGCLGQPRAKSICSFLQELNDAVKAKFVEEFPAQLIDTNPSFFSQFTVVIATQLPESSLLKLDDICRKADIVLVAARSYGLTGLVRVSVKEHCVIESKPDHFLDDLRLHNPWTELKQFAKSIDINDKDPVVHKHTPYIVILVRLAEKWADAHDGNMPSTRQEKKEFKDLIRAHMLNVDEENYKEAVDSSYKVSVTPGISNEIRQIIDDDSAEVNSSSSDFWILVAALKEFIAKEGNGELPLEGTIPDMTSLTEYYVSLQKIYQAKAEFDCLALEHHVKEILKRIGRDPDSISRAYIKTFCKNSRKLRVCRYRSFEEEFGSPIVSEIQRYFTDEDYSYAMNFYILLRAVDRLAANYSRLPGIFDRLKTVAASVLSEMGLNGASLSEDLITEMCRFGAAEIHPVAAFVGGVASQEVIKLVTKQFVPLRGTFIFNGIDLKSQVLVL
- the LOC136479626 gene encoding NEDD8-activating enzyme E1 regulatory subunit AXR1-like isoform X1 → MAATGVVAEPKTKYDRQLRIWGDQGQAALEKASICLLNCGPTGTEALKNLVLGGIGSVTVVDDSKVEASDLGNNFLLDEGCLGQPRAKSICSFLQELNDAVKAKFVEEFPAQLIDTNPSFFSQFTVVIATQLPESSLLKLDDICRKADIVLVAARSYGLTGLVRVSVKEHCVIESKPDHFLDDLRLHNPWTELKQFAKSIDINDKDPVVHKHTPYIVILVRLAEKWADAHDGNMPSTRQEKKEFKDLIRAHMLNVDEENYKEAVDSSYKVSVTPGISNEIRQIIDDDSAEVNSSSSDFWILVAALKEFIAKEGNGELPLEGTIPDMTSLTEYYVSLQKIYQAKAEFDCLALEHHVKEILKRIGRDPDSISRAYIKTFCKNSRKLRVCRYRSFEEEFGSPIVSEIQRYFTDEDYSYAMNFYILLRAVDRLAANYSRLPGIFDSEIDEDIPRLKTVAASVLSEMGLNGASLSEDLITEMCRFGAAEIHPVAAFVGGVASQEVIKLVTKQFVPLRGTFIFNGIDLKSQVLVL